In the Candidatus Saccharibacteria bacterium oral taxon 488 genome, one interval contains:
- the lepB gene encoding signal peptidase I, giving the protein MDAHFLDRHPRLRDSLGLIIFVIGVIIGTILINTFVFRSFGVQGPSMENTMHTNDRLIVDRLSVTIKQLQNQQYIPKRGQIIVFKNPNYNPTLGHDEYIVKRVIAFAGERVTVKNGVVTVYNSEHPNGFNPDTTVNKNEPKSPTSGDVDTKVSEGTVFVMGDNREGNFSCDSRNCMGNIPLYDIVGPVIARIFPFTQIRGF; this is encoded by the coding sequence ATGGATGCTCACTTTCTCGATCGACACCCGCGCCTGAGAGACAGTCTGGGACTGATTATTTTTGTAATCGGGGTAATCATCGGAACAATTTTGATCAATACCTTTGTTTTTCGTAGCTTTGGCGTGCAAGGTCCAAGTATGGAAAACACCATGCACACCAACGACCGCCTGATCGTCGACCGACTATCAGTCACCATTAAACAGCTTCAAAATCAGCAGTATATCCCCAAGCGCGGCCAAATTATCGTCTTTAAAAATCCCAATTACAATCCAACCCTAGGTCACGACGAATATATCGTCAAACGGGTAATTGCTTTCGCGGGTGAGCGCGTCACCGTCAAAAACGGCGTTGTCACCGTTTATAACAGTGAACATCCGAACGGCTTTAACCCTGATACAACCGTCAACAAAAACGAACCAAAGTCGCCCACCTCTGGCGATGTTGATACCAAGGTGTCCGAGGGGACGGTTTTCGTGATGGGTGATAATCGTGAGGGTAATTTTTCGTGTGACTCGCGTAACTGCATGGGCAACATTCCGCTGTACGACATCGTCGGGCCGGTCATCGCCCGCATTTTCCCCTTCACACAGATCAGAGGGTTTTAA